The following are encoded together in the Microtus pennsylvanicus isolate mMicPen1 chromosome 8, mMicPen1.hap1, whole genome shotgun sequence genome:
- the Nt5c1b gene encoding cytosolic 5'-nucleotidase 1B isoform X5, translating into MSQTSLKQKKKNEPGMRYSKESLDAEKRKDPDKTGARLSTQGSQEIPVPNTDSRGYIVRNQWSRTSRSPSTGAPSVDEPRSRNSAAKQAPTSTTTSRTSSTSPSQHEASPPPQTPEKLSVLQTQQTRPTTQLDSQPPTPPEPEPNSRRTSKMYGGNEPWNLRETRDTKEVQLRDYAHSCDSRDLIMPKSQYPRTPPTEWKSYVQRRMQYGTSVDVDQECLSEAQQRQRQQMEEDEVDEAYWTSVSMLYEKIPSCARPRPPKPKHAITIAVSSRALFNMVDDRRIYEEEGLEKYMEYQLTNENVILTPGPAFRFVKALQHVNSRLRDLYPDEQDLFDIVLMTNNHAQVGVRLINSVNHYGLLIDRFCLTGGKSPIGYLKAYLTNLYLSADSEKVQEAIKEGIASATMFAGAKDMAYCDTQLRVAFDGDAVLFSDESEHIAKEHGLDKFFQHETLFENKPLAQGPLKGFLEDLGKLQKKFYAKDERLLCPIRTYLVTARSAASSGARVLKTLRRWGLEIDEALFLAGAPKGPILVKIRPHIFFDDQMFHIESAQKFGTITAHVPYGIAQKRN; encoded by the exons ATGAGTCAAACATctttgaaacagaaaaagaag AATGAGCCTGGGATGAGGTACTCAAAAGAGAGTCTAGatgcagagaaaagaaaggatcCTGACAAAACTGGCGCTCGTCTGAGCACTCAG GGTTCTCAGGAAATACCTGTACCTAACACAGACTCTCGAGGGTACATTGTGCGAAATCAGTGGTCCCGAACATCACGGAGCCCATCCACTGGCGCTCCCTCAGTGGATGAGCCCAGAAGCAGGAATAGTGCTGCCAAG CAGGCCCCCACCAGCACCACGACCTCTCGAACTTCCTCTACCTCCCCCAGCCAGCACGAGGCCTCGCCTCCACCTCAAACACCAGAGAAGCTCTCCGTATTGCAGACTCAACAAACCAGACCTACCACCCAGCTTGACTCACAACCTCCCACACCCCCGGAACCAGAGCCCAACTCCAGGCGGACTTCGAAAATGTATGGGGGCAATGAACCCTGGAATCTCAGAGAAACCAGAGATACTAAAGAAGTGCAGTTACGGGACTATGCGCACAGTTGTGACTCTCGAGATCTGATAATGCCCAAGTCTCAATATCCGCGTACTCCTCCTACTGAGTGGAAGTCCTATGTCCAGCGCCGCATGCAGTATGGTACCTCAGTGGATGTGGACCAGGAATGTCTGTCTGAGGCCCAGCAGCGGCAGCGGCAACAGATGGAAGAAGATGAGGTAGACGAGGCCTACTGGACATCTGTGAGCATGCTATATGAGAAGATCCCCAGTTGTGCACGGCCCAGGCCG CCCAAACCCAAGCATGCCATCACCATCGCTGTATCTTCCCGGGCACTCTTCAATATGGTGGATGACAGGAGAATCTACGAAGAAGAGGGTCTCGAAAAGTACATGGAGTATCAGCTCACCAATGAGAACGTCATCCTGACCCCAGGGCCCGCATTTCGGTTTGTCAAG GCGTTGCAGCATGTCAACTCCAGACTCCGTGATCTGTATCCTGACGAACAAGACTTATTTGATATAGTACTGATGACTAATAACCATGCCCAAGTGGGAGTACGGCTTATAAACAGCGTCAATCACTatg GTCTACTAATTGACCGATTCTGCTTGACGGGTGGGAAAAGCCCCATTGGCTATTTGAAGGCATATCTTACCAATTTGTATCTTTCTGCGGATTCTGAAAAAGTACAAGAAGCAATAAAAGAAG GCATCGCCTCTGCAACCATGTTTGCTGGAGCCAAAGACATGGCTTATTGTGACACACAGCTCCGCGTGGCCTTTGATGGGGATGCTGTCCTCTTCTCTGATGAGTCTGAACATATTGCCAAGGAGCATGGGCTGGACAAATTCTTCCAACATGAAACATTATTTGAGAATAAGCCTCTTGCTCAG GGACCCCTTAAAGGCTTTCTGGAAGATTTAGGCAAACTGCAGAAGAAATTCTATGCCAAAGACGAACGATTACTTTGTCCCATCAGGACCTACTTGGTTACAGCCCGTAGTGCGGCGAGTTCAGGCGCCCGTGTGCTGAAGACCCTTCGCCGCTGGGGTCTAGAGATAGATGAAGCTCTTTTCCTGGCTGGAGCCCCCAAAGGTCCCATCTTGGTGAAGATTCGGCCCCACATCTTCTTTGATGATCAGATGTTCCACATCGAATCAGCACAGAAATTCGGCACCATCACAGCCCATGTACCTTATGGCATTGCTCAAAAACGCAActag
- the Nt5c1b gene encoding cytosolic 5'-nucleotidase 1B isoform X1: protein MSQTSLKQKKKNEPGMRYSKESLDAEKRKDPDKTGARLSTQMRRAGYPNHSLRCCPMRYHHACRRCLCAAEGTSPCRTIRIYIHMCLLWEQGRQITMIRGSQEIPVPNTDSRGYIVRNQWSRTSRSPSTGAPSVDEPRSRNSAAKVQLAPTSTTTSRTSSTSPSQHEASPPPQTPEKLSVLQTQQTRPTTQLDSQPPTPPEPEPNSRRTSKMYGGNEPWNLRETRDTKEVQLRDYAHSCDSRDLIMPKSQYPRTPPTEWKSYVQRRMQYGTSVDVDQECLSEAQQRQRQQMEEDEVDEAYWTSVSMLYEKIPSCARPRPPKPKHAITIAVSSRALFNMVDDRRIYEEEGLEKYMEYQLTNENVILTPGPAFRFVKALQHVNSRLRDLYPDEQDLFDIVLMTNNHAQVGVRLINSVNHYGLLIDRFCLTGGKSPIGYLKAYLTNLYLSADSEKVQEAIKEGIASATMFAGAKDMAYCDTQLRVAFDGDAVLFSDESEHIAKEHGLDKFFQHETLFENKPLAQGPLKGFLEDLGKLQKKFYAKDERLLCPIRTYLVTARSAASSGARVLKTLRRWGLEIDEALFLAGAPKGPILVKIRPHIFFDDQMFHIESAQKFGTITAHVPYGIAQKRN, encoded by the exons ATGAGTCAAACATctttgaaacagaaaaagaag AATGAGCCTGGGATGAGGTACTCAAAAGAGAGTCTAGatgcagagaaaagaaaggatcCTGACAAAACTGGCGCTCGTCTGAGCACTCAG ATGAGGCGTGCGGGCTACCCGAATCACTCGCTGAGATGTTGCCCCATGCGGTATCACCATGCCTGTAGACGCTGCCTTTGTGCAGCTGAGGGAACTAGCCCCTGTCGCACAATACGTATTTATATTCACATGTGCCTGTTGTGGGAGCAGGGCCGGCAGATCACCATGATCAGG GGTTCTCAGGAAATACCTGTACCTAACACAGACTCTCGAGGGTACATTGTGCGAAATCAGTGGTCCCGAACATCACGGAGCCCATCCACTGGCGCTCCCTCAGTGGATGAGCCCAGAAGCAGGAATAGTGCTGCCAAGGTACAGCTA GCCCCCACCAGCACCACGACCTCTCGAACTTCCTCTACCTCCCCCAGCCAGCACGAGGCCTCGCCTCCACCTCAAACACCAGAGAAGCTCTCCGTATTGCAGACTCAACAAACCAGACCTACCACCCAGCTTGACTCACAACCTCCCACACCCCCGGAACCAGAGCCCAACTCCAGGCGGACTTCGAAAATGTATGGGGGCAATGAACCCTGGAATCTCAGAGAAACCAGAGATACTAAAGAAGTGCAGTTACGGGACTATGCGCACAGTTGTGACTCTCGAGATCTGATAATGCCCAAGTCTCAATATCCGCGTACTCCTCCTACTGAGTGGAAGTCCTATGTCCAGCGCCGCATGCAGTATGGTACCTCAGTGGATGTGGACCAGGAATGTCTGTCTGAGGCCCAGCAGCGGCAGCGGCAACAGATGGAAGAAGATGAGGTAGACGAGGCCTACTGGACATCTGTGAGCATGCTATATGAGAAGATCCCCAGTTGTGCACGGCCCAGGCCG CCCAAACCCAAGCATGCCATCACCATCGCTGTATCTTCCCGGGCACTCTTCAATATGGTGGATGACAGGAGAATCTACGAAGAAGAGGGTCTCGAAAAGTACATGGAGTATCAGCTCACCAATGAGAACGTCATCCTGACCCCAGGGCCCGCATTTCGGTTTGTCAAG GCGTTGCAGCATGTCAACTCCAGACTCCGTGATCTGTATCCTGACGAACAAGACTTATTTGATATAGTACTGATGACTAATAACCATGCCCAAGTGGGAGTACGGCTTATAAACAGCGTCAATCACTatg GTCTACTAATTGACCGATTCTGCTTGACGGGTGGGAAAAGCCCCATTGGCTATTTGAAGGCATATCTTACCAATTTGTATCTTTCTGCGGATTCTGAAAAAGTACAAGAAGCAATAAAAGAAG GCATCGCCTCTGCAACCATGTTTGCTGGAGCCAAAGACATGGCTTATTGTGACACACAGCTCCGCGTGGCCTTTGATGGGGATGCTGTCCTCTTCTCTGATGAGTCTGAACATATTGCCAAGGAGCATGGGCTGGACAAATTCTTCCAACATGAAACATTATTTGAGAATAAGCCTCTTGCTCAG GGACCCCTTAAAGGCTTTCTGGAAGATTTAGGCAAACTGCAGAAGAAATTCTATGCCAAAGACGAACGATTACTTTGTCCCATCAGGACCTACTTGGTTACAGCCCGTAGTGCGGCGAGTTCAGGCGCCCGTGTGCTGAAGACCCTTCGCCGCTGGGGTCTAGAGATAGATGAAGCTCTTTTCCTGGCTGGAGCCCCCAAAGGTCCCATCTTGGTGAAGATTCGGCCCCACATCTTCTTTGATGATCAGATGTTCCACATCGAATCAGCACAGAAATTCGGCACCATCACAGCCCATGTACCTTATGGCATTGCTCAAAAACGCAActag
- the Nt5c1b gene encoding cytosolic 5'-nucleotidase 1B isoform X3, with translation MSQTSLKQKKKNEPGMRYSKESLDAEKRKDPDKTGARLSTQMRRAGYPNHSLRCCPMRYHHACRRCLCAAEGTSPCRTIRIYIHMCLLWEQGRQITMIRGSQEIPVPNTDSRGYIVRNQWSRTSRSPSTGAPSVDEPRSRNSAAKVQLAPTSTTTSRTSSTSPSQHEASPPPQTPEKLSVLQTQQTRPTTQLDSQPPTPPEPEPNSRRTSKMYGGNEPWNLRETRDTKEVQLRDYAHSCDSRDLIMPKSQYPRTPPTEWKSYVQRRMQYGTSVDVDQECLSEAQQRQRQQMEEDEVDEAYWTSPKPKHAITIAVSSRALFNMVDDRRIYEEEGLEKYMEYQLTNENVILTPGPAFRFVKALQHVNSRLRDLYPDEQDLFDIVLMTNNHAQVGVRLINSVNHYGLLIDRFCLTGGKSPIGYLKAYLTNLYLSADSEKVQEAIKEGIASATMFAGAKDMAYCDTQLRVAFDGDAVLFSDESEHIAKEHGLDKFFQHETLFENKPLAQGPLKGFLEDLGKLQKKFYAKDERLLCPIRTYLVTARSAASSGARVLKTLRRWGLEIDEALFLAGAPKGPILVKIRPHIFFDDQMFHIESAQKFGTITAHVPYGIAQKRN, from the exons ATGAGTCAAACATctttgaaacagaaaaagaag AATGAGCCTGGGATGAGGTACTCAAAAGAGAGTCTAGatgcagagaaaagaaaggatcCTGACAAAACTGGCGCTCGTCTGAGCACTCAG ATGAGGCGTGCGGGCTACCCGAATCACTCGCTGAGATGTTGCCCCATGCGGTATCACCATGCCTGTAGACGCTGCCTTTGTGCAGCTGAGGGAACTAGCCCCTGTCGCACAATACGTATTTATATTCACATGTGCCTGTTGTGGGAGCAGGGCCGGCAGATCACCATGATCAGG GGTTCTCAGGAAATACCTGTACCTAACACAGACTCTCGAGGGTACATTGTGCGAAATCAGTGGTCCCGAACATCACGGAGCCCATCCACTGGCGCTCCCTCAGTGGATGAGCCCAGAAGCAGGAATAGTGCTGCCAAGGTACAGCTA GCCCCCACCAGCACCACGACCTCTCGAACTTCCTCTACCTCCCCCAGCCAGCACGAGGCCTCGCCTCCACCTCAAACACCAGAGAAGCTCTCCGTATTGCAGACTCAACAAACCAGACCTACCACCCAGCTTGACTCACAACCTCCCACACCCCCGGAACCAGAGCCCAACTCCAGGCGGACTTCGAAAATGTATGGGGGCAATGAACCCTGGAATCTCAGAGAAACCAGAGATACTAAAGAAGTGCAGTTACGGGACTATGCGCACAGTTGTGACTCTCGAGATCTGATAATGCCCAAGTCTCAATATCCGCGTACTCCTCCTACTGAGTGGAAGTCCTATGTCCAGCGCCGCATGCAGTATGGTACCTCAGTGGATGTGGACCAGGAATGTCTGTCTGAGGCCCAGCAGCGGCAGCGGCAACAGATGGAAGAAGATGAGGTAGACGAGGCCTACTGGACATCT CCCAAACCCAAGCATGCCATCACCATCGCTGTATCTTCCCGGGCACTCTTCAATATGGTGGATGACAGGAGAATCTACGAAGAAGAGGGTCTCGAAAAGTACATGGAGTATCAGCTCACCAATGAGAACGTCATCCTGACCCCAGGGCCCGCATTTCGGTTTGTCAAG GCGTTGCAGCATGTCAACTCCAGACTCCGTGATCTGTATCCTGACGAACAAGACTTATTTGATATAGTACTGATGACTAATAACCATGCCCAAGTGGGAGTACGGCTTATAAACAGCGTCAATCACTatg GTCTACTAATTGACCGATTCTGCTTGACGGGTGGGAAAAGCCCCATTGGCTATTTGAAGGCATATCTTACCAATTTGTATCTTTCTGCGGATTCTGAAAAAGTACAAGAAGCAATAAAAGAAG GCATCGCCTCTGCAACCATGTTTGCTGGAGCCAAAGACATGGCTTATTGTGACACACAGCTCCGCGTGGCCTTTGATGGGGATGCTGTCCTCTTCTCTGATGAGTCTGAACATATTGCCAAGGAGCATGGGCTGGACAAATTCTTCCAACATGAAACATTATTTGAGAATAAGCCTCTTGCTCAG GGACCCCTTAAAGGCTTTCTGGAAGATTTAGGCAAACTGCAGAAGAAATTCTATGCCAAAGACGAACGATTACTTTGTCCCATCAGGACCTACTTGGTTACAGCCCGTAGTGCGGCGAGTTCAGGCGCCCGTGTGCTGAAGACCCTTCGCCGCTGGGGTCTAGAGATAGATGAAGCTCTTTTCCTGGCTGGAGCCCCCAAAGGTCCCATCTTGGTGAAGATTCGGCCCCACATCTTCTTTGATGATCAGATGTTCCACATCGAATCAGCACAGAAATTCGGCACCATCACAGCCCATGTACCTTATGGCATTGCTCAAAAACGCAActag
- the Nt5c1b gene encoding cytosolic 5'-nucleotidase 1B isoform X2: protein MSQTSLKQKKKNEPGMRYSKESLDAEKRKDPDKTGARLSTQMRRAGYPNHSLRCCPMRYHHACRRCLCAAEGTSPCRTIRIYIHMCLLWEQGRQITMIRGSQEIPVPNTDSRGYIVRNQWSRTSRSPSTGAPSVDEPRSRNSAAKAPTSTTTSRTSSTSPSQHEASPPPQTPEKLSVLQTQQTRPTTQLDSQPPTPPEPEPNSRRTSKMYGGNEPWNLRETRDTKEVQLRDYAHSCDSRDLIMPKSQYPRTPPTEWKSYVQRRMQYGTSVDVDQECLSEAQQRQRQQMEEDEVDEAYWTSVSMLYEKIPSCARPRPPKPKHAITIAVSSRALFNMVDDRRIYEEEGLEKYMEYQLTNENVILTPGPAFRFVKALQHVNSRLRDLYPDEQDLFDIVLMTNNHAQVGVRLINSVNHYGLLIDRFCLTGGKSPIGYLKAYLTNLYLSADSEKVQEAIKEGIASATMFAGAKDMAYCDTQLRVAFDGDAVLFSDESEHIAKEHGLDKFFQHETLFENKPLAQGPLKGFLEDLGKLQKKFYAKDERLLCPIRTYLVTARSAASSGARVLKTLRRWGLEIDEALFLAGAPKGPILVKIRPHIFFDDQMFHIESAQKFGTITAHVPYGIAQKRN, encoded by the exons ATGAGTCAAACATctttgaaacagaaaaagaag AATGAGCCTGGGATGAGGTACTCAAAAGAGAGTCTAGatgcagagaaaagaaaggatcCTGACAAAACTGGCGCTCGTCTGAGCACTCAG ATGAGGCGTGCGGGCTACCCGAATCACTCGCTGAGATGTTGCCCCATGCGGTATCACCATGCCTGTAGACGCTGCCTTTGTGCAGCTGAGGGAACTAGCCCCTGTCGCACAATACGTATTTATATTCACATGTGCCTGTTGTGGGAGCAGGGCCGGCAGATCACCATGATCAGG GGTTCTCAGGAAATACCTGTACCTAACACAGACTCTCGAGGGTACATTGTGCGAAATCAGTGGTCCCGAACATCACGGAGCCCATCCACTGGCGCTCCCTCAGTGGATGAGCCCAGAAGCAGGAATAGTGCTGCCAAG GCCCCCACCAGCACCACGACCTCTCGAACTTCCTCTACCTCCCCCAGCCAGCACGAGGCCTCGCCTCCACCTCAAACACCAGAGAAGCTCTCCGTATTGCAGACTCAACAAACCAGACCTACCACCCAGCTTGACTCACAACCTCCCACACCCCCGGAACCAGAGCCCAACTCCAGGCGGACTTCGAAAATGTATGGGGGCAATGAACCCTGGAATCTCAGAGAAACCAGAGATACTAAAGAAGTGCAGTTACGGGACTATGCGCACAGTTGTGACTCTCGAGATCTGATAATGCCCAAGTCTCAATATCCGCGTACTCCTCCTACTGAGTGGAAGTCCTATGTCCAGCGCCGCATGCAGTATGGTACCTCAGTGGATGTGGACCAGGAATGTCTGTCTGAGGCCCAGCAGCGGCAGCGGCAACAGATGGAAGAAGATGAGGTAGACGAGGCCTACTGGACATCTGTGAGCATGCTATATGAGAAGATCCCCAGTTGTGCACGGCCCAGGCCG CCCAAACCCAAGCATGCCATCACCATCGCTGTATCTTCCCGGGCACTCTTCAATATGGTGGATGACAGGAGAATCTACGAAGAAGAGGGTCTCGAAAAGTACATGGAGTATCAGCTCACCAATGAGAACGTCATCCTGACCCCAGGGCCCGCATTTCGGTTTGTCAAG GCGTTGCAGCATGTCAACTCCAGACTCCGTGATCTGTATCCTGACGAACAAGACTTATTTGATATAGTACTGATGACTAATAACCATGCCCAAGTGGGAGTACGGCTTATAAACAGCGTCAATCACTatg GTCTACTAATTGACCGATTCTGCTTGACGGGTGGGAAAAGCCCCATTGGCTATTTGAAGGCATATCTTACCAATTTGTATCTTTCTGCGGATTCTGAAAAAGTACAAGAAGCAATAAAAGAAG GCATCGCCTCTGCAACCATGTTTGCTGGAGCCAAAGACATGGCTTATTGTGACACACAGCTCCGCGTGGCCTTTGATGGGGATGCTGTCCTCTTCTCTGATGAGTCTGAACATATTGCCAAGGAGCATGGGCTGGACAAATTCTTCCAACATGAAACATTATTTGAGAATAAGCCTCTTGCTCAG GGACCCCTTAAAGGCTTTCTGGAAGATTTAGGCAAACTGCAGAAGAAATTCTATGCCAAAGACGAACGATTACTTTGTCCCATCAGGACCTACTTGGTTACAGCCCGTAGTGCGGCGAGTTCAGGCGCCCGTGTGCTGAAGACCCTTCGCCGCTGGGGTCTAGAGATAGATGAAGCTCTTTTCCTGGCTGGAGCCCCCAAAGGTCCCATCTTGGTGAAGATTCGGCCCCACATCTTCTTTGATGATCAGATGTTCCACATCGAATCAGCACAGAAATTCGGCACCATCACAGCCCATGTACCTTATGGCATTGCTCAAAAACGCAActag
- the Nt5c1b gene encoding cytosolic 5'-nucleotidase 1B isoform X4 codes for MSQTSLKQKKKNEPGMRYSKESLDAEKRKDPDKTGARLSTQGSQEIPVPNTDSRGYIVRNQWSRTSRSPSTGAPSVDEPRSRNSAAKVQLAPTSTTTSRTSSTSPSQHEASPPPQTPEKLSVLQTQQTRPTTQLDSQPPTPPEPEPNSRRTSKMYGGNEPWNLRETRDTKEVQLRDYAHSCDSRDLIMPKSQYPRTPPTEWKSYVQRRMQYGTSVDVDQECLSEAQQRQRQQMEEDEVDEAYWTSVSMLYEKIPSCARPRPPKPKHAITIAVSSRALFNMVDDRRIYEEEGLEKYMEYQLTNENVILTPGPAFRFVKALQHVNSRLRDLYPDEQDLFDIVLMTNNHAQVGVRLINSVNHYGLLIDRFCLTGGKSPIGYLKAYLTNLYLSADSEKVQEAIKEGIASATMFAGAKDMAYCDTQLRVAFDGDAVLFSDESEHIAKEHGLDKFFQHETLFENKPLAQGPLKGFLEDLGKLQKKFYAKDERLLCPIRTYLVTARSAASSGARVLKTLRRWGLEIDEALFLAGAPKGPILVKIRPHIFFDDQMFHIESAQKFGTITAHVPYGIAQKRN; via the exons ATGAGTCAAACATctttgaaacagaaaaagaag AATGAGCCTGGGATGAGGTACTCAAAAGAGAGTCTAGatgcagagaaaagaaaggatcCTGACAAAACTGGCGCTCGTCTGAGCACTCAG GGTTCTCAGGAAATACCTGTACCTAACACAGACTCTCGAGGGTACATTGTGCGAAATCAGTGGTCCCGAACATCACGGAGCCCATCCACTGGCGCTCCCTCAGTGGATGAGCCCAGAAGCAGGAATAGTGCTGCCAAGGTACAGCTA GCCCCCACCAGCACCACGACCTCTCGAACTTCCTCTACCTCCCCCAGCCAGCACGAGGCCTCGCCTCCACCTCAAACACCAGAGAAGCTCTCCGTATTGCAGACTCAACAAACCAGACCTACCACCCAGCTTGACTCACAACCTCCCACACCCCCGGAACCAGAGCCCAACTCCAGGCGGACTTCGAAAATGTATGGGGGCAATGAACCCTGGAATCTCAGAGAAACCAGAGATACTAAAGAAGTGCAGTTACGGGACTATGCGCACAGTTGTGACTCTCGAGATCTGATAATGCCCAAGTCTCAATATCCGCGTACTCCTCCTACTGAGTGGAAGTCCTATGTCCAGCGCCGCATGCAGTATGGTACCTCAGTGGATGTGGACCAGGAATGTCTGTCTGAGGCCCAGCAGCGGCAGCGGCAACAGATGGAAGAAGATGAGGTAGACGAGGCCTACTGGACATCTGTGAGCATGCTATATGAGAAGATCCCCAGTTGTGCACGGCCCAGGCCG CCCAAACCCAAGCATGCCATCACCATCGCTGTATCTTCCCGGGCACTCTTCAATATGGTGGATGACAGGAGAATCTACGAAGAAGAGGGTCTCGAAAAGTACATGGAGTATCAGCTCACCAATGAGAACGTCATCCTGACCCCAGGGCCCGCATTTCGGTTTGTCAAG GCGTTGCAGCATGTCAACTCCAGACTCCGTGATCTGTATCCTGACGAACAAGACTTATTTGATATAGTACTGATGACTAATAACCATGCCCAAGTGGGAGTACGGCTTATAAACAGCGTCAATCACTatg GTCTACTAATTGACCGATTCTGCTTGACGGGTGGGAAAAGCCCCATTGGCTATTTGAAGGCATATCTTACCAATTTGTATCTTTCTGCGGATTCTGAAAAAGTACAAGAAGCAATAAAAGAAG GCATCGCCTCTGCAACCATGTTTGCTGGAGCCAAAGACATGGCTTATTGTGACACACAGCTCCGCGTGGCCTTTGATGGGGATGCTGTCCTCTTCTCTGATGAGTCTGAACATATTGCCAAGGAGCATGGGCTGGACAAATTCTTCCAACATGAAACATTATTTGAGAATAAGCCTCTTGCTCAG GGACCCCTTAAAGGCTTTCTGGAAGATTTAGGCAAACTGCAGAAGAAATTCTATGCCAAAGACGAACGATTACTTTGTCCCATCAGGACCTACTTGGTTACAGCCCGTAGTGCGGCGAGTTCAGGCGCCCGTGTGCTGAAGACCCTTCGCCGCTGGGGTCTAGAGATAGATGAAGCTCTTTTCCTGGCTGGAGCCCCCAAAGGTCCCATCTTGGTGAAGATTCGGCCCCACATCTTCTTTGATGATCAGATGTTCCACATCGAATCAGCACAGAAATTCGGCACCATCACAGCCCATGTACCTTATGGCATTGCTCAAAAACGCAActag
- the Nt5c1b gene encoding cytosolic 5'-nucleotidase 1B isoform X7 yields MSQTSLKQKKKNEPGMRYSKESLDAEKRKDPDKTGARLSTQGSQEIPVPNTDSRGYIVRNQWSRTSRSPSTGAPSVDEPRSRNSAAKVQLAPTSTTTSRTSSTSPSQHEASPPPQTPEKLSVLQTQQTRPTTQLDSQPPTPPEPEPNSRRTSKMYGGNEPWNLRETRDTKEVQLRDYAHSCDSRDLIMPKSQYPRTPPTEWKSYVQRRMQYGTSVDVDQECLSEAQQRQRQQMEEDEVDEAYWTSPKPKHAITIAVSSRALFNMVDDRRIYEEEGLEKYMEYQLTNENVILTPGPAFRFVKALQHVNSRLRDLYPDEQDLFDIVLMTNNHAQVGVRLINSVNHYGLLIDRFCLTGGKSPIGYLKAYLTNLYLSADSEKVQEAIKEGIASATMFAGAKDMAYCDTQLRVAFDGDAVLFSDESEHIAKEHGLDKFFQHETLFENKPLAQGPLKGFLEDLGKLQKKFYAKDERLLCPIRTYLVTARSAASSGARVLKTLRRWGLEIDEALFLAGAPKGPILVKIRPHIFFDDQMFHIESAQKFGTITAHVPYGIAQKRN; encoded by the exons ATGAGTCAAACATctttgaaacagaaaaagaag AATGAGCCTGGGATGAGGTACTCAAAAGAGAGTCTAGatgcagagaaaagaaaggatcCTGACAAAACTGGCGCTCGTCTGAGCACTCAG GGTTCTCAGGAAATACCTGTACCTAACACAGACTCTCGAGGGTACATTGTGCGAAATCAGTGGTCCCGAACATCACGGAGCCCATCCACTGGCGCTCCCTCAGTGGATGAGCCCAGAAGCAGGAATAGTGCTGCCAAGGTACAGCTA GCCCCCACCAGCACCACGACCTCTCGAACTTCCTCTACCTCCCCCAGCCAGCACGAGGCCTCGCCTCCACCTCAAACACCAGAGAAGCTCTCCGTATTGCAGACTCAACAAACCAGACCTACCACCCAGCTTGACTCACAACCTCCCACACCCCCGGAACCAGAGCCCAACTCCAGGCGGACTTCGAAAATGTATGGGGGCAATGAACCCTGGAATCTCAGAGAAACCAGAGATACTAAAGAAGTGCAGTTACGGGACTATGCGCACAGTTGTGACTCTCGAGATCTGATAATGCCCAAGTCTCAATATCCGCGTACTCCTCCTACTGAGTGGAAGTCCTATGTCCAGCGCCGCATGCAGTATGGTACCTCAGTGGATGTGGACCAGGAATGTCTGTCTGAGGCCCAGCAGCGGCAGCGGCAACAGATGGAAGAAGATGAGGTAGACGAGGCCTACTGGACATCT CCCAAACCCAAGCATGCCATCACCATCGCTGTATCTTCCCGGGCACTCTTCAATATGGTGGATGACAGGAGAATCTACGAAGAAGAGGGTCTCGAAAAGTACATGGAGTATCAGCTCACCAATGAGAACGTCATCCTGACCCCAGGGCCCGCATTTCGGTTTGTCAAG GCGTTGCAGCATGTCAACTCCAGACTCCGTGATCTGTATCCTGACGAACAAGACTTATTTGATATAGTACTGATGACTAATAACCATGCCCAAGTGGGAGTACGGCTTATAAACAGCGTCAATCACTatg GTCTACTAATTGACCGATTCTGCTTGACGGGTGGGAAAAGCCCCATTGGCTATTTGAAGGCATATCTTACCAATTTGTATCTTTCTGCGGATTCTGAAAAAGTACAAGAAGCAATAAAAGAAG GCATCGCCTCTGCAACCATGTTTGCTGGAGCCAAAGACATGGCTTATTGTGACACACAGCTCCGCGTGGCCTTTGATGGGGATGCTGTCCTCTTCTCTGATGAGTCTGAACATATTGCCAAGGAGCATGGGCTGGACAAATTCTTCCAACATGAAACATTATTTGAGAATAAGCCTCTTGCTCAG GGACCCCTTAAAGGCTTTCTGGAAGATTTAGGCAAACTGCAGAAGAAATTCTATGCCAAAGACGAACGATTACTTTGTCCCATCAGGACCTACTTGGTTACAGCCCGTAGTGCGGCGAGTTCAGGCGCCCGTGTGCTGAAGACCCTTCGCCGCTGGGGTCTAGAGATAGATGAAGCTCTTTTCCTGGCTGGAGCCCCCAAAGGTCCCATCTTGGTGAAGATTCGGCCCCACATCTTCTTTGATGATCAGATGTTCCACATCGAATCAGCACAGAAATTCGGCACCATCACAGCCCATGTACCTTATGGCATTGCTCAAAAACGCAActag